A single genomic interval of Dysidea avara chromosome 8, odDysAvar1.4, whole genome shotgun sequence harbors:
- the LOC136263218 gene encoding ciliary microtubule inner protein 1-like has translation MAAAANLKLTPAQCNMVHNNEIWKSHVHHEYVASKNWPQTWGFVSEYYKQLRREILDTRQQWYTNEDEAEVMKNGDQKSPEQSPLKLPPLPLPKQDDTNPFPITTAREVGWRSGQNLEVYGRQARGNKSIHKHLKWPHDAVP, from the exons ATGGCCGCTGCTGCGAATTTGAAATTAACGCCAGCGCAATGTAACATGGtacacaacaatgaaatttg GAAGTCCCATGTGCATCACGAATATGTTGCCTCCAAAAATTGGCCACAGACTTGGGGATTTGTATCAGAATACTACAAACAG TTACGCAGAGAAATACTGGACACTAGACAACAGTGGTACACTAATGAGGACGAAGCAGAAGTGATGAAAAATGGCGACCAAAAGAGTCCAGAGCAGTCACCACTCAAACTACCCCCTCTACCATTACCCAAACAAGATGACACTAATCCATTCCCAATCACAACTGCCAGGGAGGTCGGATGGAGGTCAGGACAGAATCTTGAAGTGTATGGTCGTCAGGCAAGGGGGAACAAGAGTATTCACAAACACCTCAAATGGCCACATGATGCTGTCCCTTGA